The following are encoded together in the Brassica napus cultivar Da-Ae chromosome A9, Da-Ae, whole genome shotgun sequence genome:
- the LOC106400345 gene encoding RNA exonuclease 4-like, with protein sequence MYTCRNKCAACYRQFNKMEHLVEHMKISYHSGHEPTCGVCKKHCRSFESLREHLIGPLPKQECKNIFSLRGCRFCMMILESPNARRTHQERCQFSSANAGLTTRMAALGLRDKAMIDYTSSRSPKVVALSCKMVGGGSDGSLDLCARVCITDESDNVVFHTYVKPSMIVTNYRYGTTGIRPEHLRDAMPLKHAQRKIQEFLCNGEPMWKIRPRGGRGRILVGHGLDHDLDRLQLEYPSSIMRDTAKYPPLMKTSKLSNSLKYLTQAYLGYDIHVGIQDPYEDCVATMRLYTRMRYQKHKTEAYPQAADAQNRSNQVAWRQNEVERMSPDEMLSISRSDYYCWCLDSLA encoded by the exons atgtacacGTGCAGGAACAAGTGCGCAGCTTGTTATAGGCAATTCAACAAAATGGAACATTTAGTGGAGCACATGAAGATCTCTTATCACTCCGGTCATGAGCCTACTTGTGGCGTTTGCAAGAAACATTGCCGATCTTTTGAGTCCCTCCGGGAACATCTCATAG GACCATTGCCAAAACAAGAATGCAAGAACATTTTTAGCCTTCGCGGATGCAGATTCTGCATGATGATCCTGGAAAGCCCGAACGCTCGTAGGACCCATCAAGAGAGATGTCAATTTTCGAGCGCCAATGCT GGATTGACGACTCGTATGGCGGCCTTAGGCCTAAGAGATAAGGCCATGATCGACTACACGTCCTCGCGGTCCCCAAAAGTGGTTGCACTCTCTTGCAAGATGGTAGGAGGAGGAAGCGACGGGTCGTTGGATCTATGCGCAAGGGTCTGCATAACGGATGAGAGTGACAACGTTGTGTTCCACACGTACGTGAAACCGTCAATGATCGTGACGAACTATAGGTACGGGACGACCGGGATACGTCCGGAACATCTAAGGGACGCCATGCCGTTGAAACATGCTCAAAGAAAGATCCAAGAATTTCTTTGTAATGGAGAACCTATGTGGAAGATTCGTCCAAGAGGTGGGAGAGGGAGGATTCTCGTGGGACATGGGCTCGACCACGATCTTGACCGCCTTCAACTTGAATATCCTTCTTCCATAATGAG GGATACTGCAAAATACCCTCCGTTGATGAAAACAAGCAAGCTGAGCAATTCGCTCAAGTACTTAACCCAAGCCTATCTCGG GTATGATATTCATGTTGGGATACAAGACCCATACGAAGATTGTGTAGCGACGATGAGGCTGTACACAAGAATGAGATATCAGAAACACAAGACTGAAGCTTATCCTCAAGCTGCCGACGCACAGAACCGTAGCAATCAAGTGGCTTGGCGGCAGAACGAGGTCGAGAGGATGTCTCCTGATGAAATGCTCTCCATCTCTCGCTCCGACTACTATTGCTGGTGCTTGGACTCCCTCGCTTGA
- the LOC106396371 gene encoding probably inactive leucine-rich repeat receptor-like protein kinase At3g28040: MGDHRRKAISVTLFLAMTLISLTNGDINSIQLNDDVLGLIVLKSDLHDPSSHLASWNEDDASPCSWSYVKCNPKTSRVTELSLSGLGLTGKIGRGIQKLQHLKTLSLSNNNFTGNIMSLSNNNNLQKLDLSHNNLSGTIPSSLGSIKYLDLTGNSFSGTLSNDLFTNCSSLTYLSLSHNRFEGELPVTLSRCSVLNTLNLSSNRFSGNPSFVSVLWKLERLRTLDLSFNALSGTLPLGILSLHSLKVLQLQGNRFSGPLPSDIGLCPHLNRVDLSFNRFSGEVPATLQRLRSLNHLDLSKNLLSGGFPVWIGDLTGLEHLDVSRNELTGAIPSSVGTLRSLKVIILSENKLSGEIPESLESCKELVSVQLKGNGFAGSIPDGLFTLGLQEIDFSGNGLTGSIPRGSSRLFESLVTLDLSCNSLTGNIPGEVGLFSNLRYLNLSWNKFNTRVPPEIEFLQNLTVLDLRNSALIGSVPADICEPQSLQILQLDGNSLTGSIPEGIGNCSSLKLLSLSHNNLTGPIPKSFSKLQQLKILKLEANKLSGEIPKELGGLHNLLLVNISFNRLIGRLPNGGVFQRLDQSALQGNLGICSPLLRGPCRMNVSKPIVIDPNSYGNRNNNEGRHGNRTSNGSSKYHNGMFLSVSVVVAISAAILIFLGVIIVTLLNASVRRKLAFVDNALESIFSGSSRSGRSLVAGKLVMLNSRTSRSSSSSQEFARNPESHLNKASRIGEGVFGTVYKAPLGEQGSNLAVKKLVMSPIIENLEDFDREVRILAKAKHPNLVLIKGYYWTPETQLLVSEYIPNGNLHSKLHGREPSTPPLSWDARYRIILGTAKGLAYLHHTCRPTTIHFNLKPSNILLDEKCNPKISDFGLSRLVTQDGNTMNNNRFQNALGYMAPELECQNLRVNEKCDVYGFGVLILELVTGRRPVEYGDDSFVILSDHVRVMLEQGNVLECIDPAMEDDYSEDEVLPVVKLALVCTSQIPSNRPTMAEIVQILQVITSPVPHRMLDSF, from the exons ATGGGAGATCACAGAAGAAAAGCTATCTCAGTTACTCTGTTTCTTGCAATGACATTGATATCACTCACCAACGGCGATATCAACTCAATCCAGCTAAACGACGACGTTTTAGGTCTCATCGTCTTAAAATCAGACCTCCACGACCCATCTTCACACCTGGCGTCTTGGAACGAAGACGATGCCTCTCCTTGCTCATGGAGCTACGTCAAATGCAACCCCAAGACATCTAGAGTCACCGAGCTCTCCCTCTCCGGTTTAGGATTAACCGGAAAAATCGGTCGTGGGATCCAAAAGCTTCAGCACTTAAAGACACTCTCACTCTCCAACAACAACTTCACCGGAAACATCATGTCTCtctccaacaacaacaacctccAGAAACTCGATCTCAGCCACAACAATCTCTCCGGTACAATCCCATCTTCTCTCGGTTCAATTAAATACCTCGACTTAACCGGAAACTCCTTCTCCGGTACACTCTCTAACGATCTCTTCACCAACTGCTCATCTCTCACGTATCTGTCTCTCTCTCACAACCGCTTCGAAGGTGAACTCCCAGTTACTCTGTCCCGATGCTCTGTTTTGAACACTCTCAACCTCTCAAGCAACCGTTTCTCCGGAAACCCTAGTTTCGTTTCCGTGTTGTGGAAGCTAGAGAGGCTAAGAACGTTGGATCTATCGTTCAACGCTCTCTCCGGGACGTTACCTTTGGGGATACTCTCTCTGCATAGCTTGAAAGTGTTGCAGCTTCAAGGGAACCGGTTCTCAGGACCATTGCCTTCAGACATTGGACTCTGTCCTCATTTAAACAGAGTTGATCTGAGTTTCAACCGTTTCTCAGGCGAGGTTCCGGCGACTCTTCAGAGGCTGAGGTCTTTAAACCATTTAGATTTGTCCAAGAACTTGCTCTCCGGTGGTTTCCCGGTTTGGATTGGTGACTTGACCGGTTTAGAACACTTGGATGTCTCCAGAAATGAGTTAACCGGAGCCATTCCTTCTTCAGTTGGTACCTTGAGGTCTCTAAAGGTTATAATCTTGTCAGAGAACAAACTCTCCGGCGAGATTCCGGAATCTTTGGAGTCCTGTAAAGAGCTTGTGAGTGTTCAGCTCAAGGGCAATGGCTTTGCTGGTAGCATTCCTGATGGTTTATTCACTCTTGGTTTGCAAGAAATTGATTTTTCAGGCAACGGTTTAACCGGTTCAATCCCTAGAGGCTCAAGTAGACTCTTTGAGTCACTAGTAACACTTGATCTTTCGTGTAATAGTCTCACTGGTAACATACCTGGTGAAGTAGGGCTATTCAGCAACTTGAGATACTTAAACTTGTCATGGAACAAGTTTAACACAAGAGTTCCTCCAGAAATTGAGTTCCTACAGAATCTAACAGTCTTGGATCTCAGGAACAGCGCGTTGATCGGTTCGGTTCCAGCTGATATATGTGAGCCTCAGAGTCTACAGATCCTTCAGTTGGACGGTAACTCACTAACCGGCTCTATACCGGAAGGAATTGGAAACTGCTCTTCTCTTAAATTGTT gagTTTGTCTCATAACAATCTTACTGGTCCTATTCCCAAGTCATTCTCAAAGTTACAACAACTAAAGATTCTAAAGCTAGAGGCGAATAAGCTTAGTGGCGAGATACCAAAAGAGCTTGGGGGATTGCACAATTTGTTATTGGTTAACATATCGTTTAACCGACTCATTGGAAGGTTACCTAATGGAGGTGTGTTCCAGAGATTAGACCAGAGTGCTCTTCAAGGAAACTTAGGCATTTGCTCACCCTTGTTGCGAGGCCCTTGCAGGATGAATGTTTCAAAGCCCATTGTCATCGATCCGAACTCCTATGGCAACAGGAATAACAATGAGGGAAGGCATGGAAACCGTACAAGCAATGGCTCTAGCAAGTACCACAATGGAATGTTCCTTAGTGTTTCAGTTGTTGTAGCTATATCAGCAGCTATACTCATCTTCCTAGGAGTCATAATCGTAACGCTTCTTAATGCATCGGTGAGAAGAAAACTTGCGTTTGTAGACAACGCGTTGGAGAGCATCTTTTCAGGGTCTTCCAGATCGGGAAGAAGCTTAGTCGCCGGGAAACTTGTTATGCTAAACTCAAGAACGTCGCGGTCTTCGTCTTCGTCTCAAGAGTTTGCTAGAAACCCTGAGTCTCATCTCAATAAAGCTTCAAGAATAGGTGAAGGAGTGTTTGGAACAGTCTACAAGGCACCGTTAGGAGAACAGGGGAGTAACTTGGCTGTCAAGaaacttgtcatgtccccgattaTCGAAAACCTAGAAGATTTTGATCGAGAAGTCCGAATCTTGGCGAAGGCGAAGCACCCTAATCTAGTCTTGATCAAAGGGTATTACTGGACACCGGAGACGCAGCTTCTGGTGTCTGAATACATTCCAAATGGAAACTTGCACTCCAAGTTACACGGAAGAGAACCCTCGACGCCGCCTCTTTCTTGGGATGCAAGATACAGAATCATCCTCGGCACAGCCAAAGGACTAGCTTATCTCCACCACACATGCCGTCCAACAACCATCCACTTCAACCTGAAACCATCCAACATCCTCCTCGACGAAAAATGCAACCCTAAAATCTCTGACTTCGGACTATCCCGTCTTGTAACACAAGACGGGAACACGATGAATAACAACAGGTTTCAGAACGCTTTAGGTTACATGGCGCCTGAACTAGAGTGTCAGAACTTAAGGGTCAACGAGAAATGCGATGTTTATGGGTTTGGGGTTCTGATACTCGAACTCGTGACTGGTCGGAGACCCGTGGAGTACGGTGATGACAGCTTTGTGATACTTAGCGACCATGTTAGGGTTATGTTGGAACAAGGGAATGTGTTGGAGTGTATTGATCCCGCGATGGAGGATGACTACTCTGAGGATGAGGTTTTGCCCGTTGTGAAACTTGCTCTTGTATGTACTTCTCAGATACCTTCAAACCGGCCTACAATGGCGGAGATTGTTCAGATCTTGCAGGTCATTACTTCTCCTGTTCCTCACAGGATGCTGGATAGTTTCTAA